One Marmota flaviventris isolate mMarFla1 chromosome 17, mMarFla1.hap1, whole genome shotgun sequence genomic window, taaggcattgtgtccaactacaactaaaatataaatattaaaataaaggacCAGTAAGGGGACCTGAAATATTCCACATGAATTAAATGGTGATAGACCAAAATTTGATGATAGATTAGATAtgttgtataagaaaaaaatgagaaattaaagatGACCTTGAGGTGTTCTCAGCAGTATGAAAAATGACTTCCCATGGAGTGAGAAAACTGCAGGAAGAATAAGGATTAGGGGTGCTGAGgccatagcttagtggtaaaacacttgtgtccacccccccacccaccccaaaaGAAGCTAGAAACGAGGATAAcatggtgtttttttgttttgtttttttaaagatggaatttTATAGCATAACAGTATAATCCATAGTGAAATGCAAACaagcttctttttttattttatttttttagttgtagttggacacaacacctttatttcacttatttatttttttatgtggtgctgaggatagaacccaaggtcttgcacgtgcgaggccagcgctctactgctgagctacaaccctagccccttttgttttttaacatggtAGTTTTGTCATAATTTTGAGATCTACTGAACATCCAGTTGGAGATGTTACATAAGCAGTTGGATGTATAAGTATGTAGTTTAGAGAAGTTGAATTGGAGATAGGAATTTGAGGGCATGCAGGATGGCTAGTTTAAGGCTTGATAATAGGTGTACTTTTCCTAGGGAGTATAAGCTCCCCCCATTTAGAggtcagaaaattttaaataaaaatctagggAGATAgattgaaatgaaggaaaatcaAGAGAATAATGCCCTGGAAACCAATGAAAGTGTTTCAAGGAGTGAGATATTTAAGAGGTCAAATACTGGTGGaggtgaaataaaaaagagagaattgaTCCAAATGGAGGTCATTAGTCAAGACAGGAGTGATTTCCTAGAATGAAGAGAATGAAAGCTTGatcagaatattttgaaaatggaagaGGAAGTAGAGGCAcccatgccatttttttttttttaaggagttaTGCCTTGGAGAAGAGCAGAGAAATGGAATGAAAACTAGAAAGATTTCTAAGAATTTATACTTTTCCTCAGATTTCTGAAGAATttcataccccccccccccccaatgctgTGGTGgaaattgaaccctgggcctcacagaCTAGACCAACACTTTACCCCTGAGTTACATTGCAACTTGTTGATTACGTTTTTTTTATTCAGtgcttttatttatgtgtttgcgCAGCAACCTCTGAAGTAGACATTGCAGTAAAATCATATGTACCCTAGCTTTAAAATGGTCTGTAGTAGGTTCTCATCAATGcttgctatatattttttttttttaaccaaggacAGATGATGCTTTTTTGGCAAAGTCTAAGAAATCTAGTTCTGGGTATACCATAGTGGGAGGATTTTAAgcaaatcattatttttctcctcttctagtatatatatatatatatatatatatatatatttatcattgaTCCTATCACCCAGAAATGTACTGATGTATGTGAATGTAattgtatttctttccttttttttttttgatgtggggattgaacccaagggtgttttaccAGTGAGCTAGATTcatggccctttttatttttttgagaaagaatctctgaagctggccttcaacttgccatctttttgttttagtctcctgagccactgagattacagttgtaTGCCAATTCACACAGCGTGGTTGGATTTCTTTAAGAACATGAGTTGCTTCATTGCACTTAACAAGAATAGCACAAATTCCCCAAAAAACTTAGGAGACAGGTCATTAAATCATTTCTTGTAGTTTATTTATGGATCTTTTAGTGACAACACAAGGAAAAGCTGTTAAAGATTAATCAGGTACTaagataatttctaaatttttttgcaTGTTACATTTTATTAATTGAGATAGATTTCTAAGGAGAATCCacttatttgttttagttttttacaaaaaaaaactaaaagggacttgctaagttgcttagggtctcactgtgttgctgagatggtccttgaacttgtgaacctcctgccctaggctcctaagttgctgggattacaggttacTGTGCTGGgctttaactttttaaaggtacatttctatttttagatttaagTGTCTTGAGAGGAACGAAAAGCAGTATTTCTTGGCAATCCCAATCGTTAGCCTAAATCAGTTTGAGCATATATCAGGATCACATGGAGAACTGTGTTAAAACTCAGGTCACTGGTCACACCCAAGAATTTTAGATTCAGGTCTTTGGTAGAACCTGAGATTTTGCATTTGTGTAGTAGGCTTCTGATTATGGTGATAGTCTAGGCAACATATTTTGATATTCACTGGCATAAACAAAAGGCTTTTTGTGTGTAGTGGCAGGCTgcttaggaattgaacccaggggcattctaccactgagttaacatccccagccctttttatttttcatttcaagatgaaagggggtctaagttgcccaggctaccTTCAACTTGTGAttatcctgcttcagcctccctggtagctgggattataggcatctcACACTGTGTCTGGCAAGTGAATGACTTTTGCTGAAAAAAACAACTCTGTATAAGGATATAACCATATATTGTGAGTTATTCAGGTTTGAGGGTTAGAAACATTTGATCTTGCAAAAGCATACAGGGAAGAAATTATTATAACTTCCTCAAGTAATTATTAGTTATGGGTGGTGCTAATTATAATGTACATTTTGTTTGTAACTGTAAGCCAGACTCTTTCTtggaaattttattctaatttttttttttttctttttaagtggtGCTGCGGGTTGAATGCAGGGCTTCCTATGTGGCTAGGCAAGTACTGCACCTCTGAGCAGCATccctctaattaaaaaaaaaatctttttagttataggtggacacaatacctttatttttatttgttttattattgtgtaatgttgaggatcaaaccctgtgcctcacacatggtaaataagtgctctaccattgagctacaaacccagcatCCCCTCTAATGCTTAGTATAAGACTGTtcggctagggatatagctcagtggtagaacacttggtGTGaaaccctgagttcagtctccaacATTACACACAGAAGAAAgtacatttttataatctttaaaaaatttttctagttgtcagtggatctttatttatatgtggtgctgagaatcgaacccagttctcacacgtgctaagcaaatgctctaccattgagccacaaccccagcccccaatctcATAGTTTTAATTTAGACACGAAACATTATTCCTAAAAAGATTTTTATGAGGCACTTTTGTGTATTtactgaaatttttgtttttaatgttaggTGCATAAAGAGACAATAGATGCTGTACCAAATGCAATACCTGGGAGAACAGACATAGAGTTGGAAATATACGGTATGGAAGGTATTCCAGAAAAAGACATGGATGAAAGACGACGACTTCTTGAACAGAAAACACAGggtaaaaaataagattattatttttttaataatatatcttCACTTTAATGAGACTATTACTATTTTTAGTGTAAATTTATAGATGTAAATTAATAGATGATAGATTTATTCAGAACTCcaattttgagttagtttttccCCTTACGTTTTATGTTTAGTGGTTTTGTTAGACTTGGAATTTGAAGCTATGCACTACCTAGATGGTAGAAATTGTTATTAATCTATTTAATCacctgtgttttttattttgaagagaaTTTTTTATCTTGTGGAAAGGTCAGACTTCTTTGTCAtggttgaccttttttttttttttttttttttggtactgggaattgaacccagggcgttgAACATcttaatcacatccccagcccttttaatttagagatagggtcacaccgagttgcttagggcctgctgagttgctgaggctggctttgaactcatgatcctcttgacTTAGCCTCactgccaccatgcttggctcatggtttactttttatttggaatagaaataaaatttggggattgaactcggggtgctTCACCATTTTGAGATGGTTTTGCAAAGTTGCCAAGGATGGCCTTGGACTTGGAattctcttgccttagtctcctgagtttctggtATTACAGACTCCTAGCTAGAAAGCTTTTTTGGGGGAGAGGGTACTGGGGCTtaaacccaggggtccttaaccacttagccacatcttcagtccttcttattttgagtcagggtctaaATTATTGAGGCTACTCTCAAAAACTTGGGTtgatcctgccttagcctctcaagtcactgggattacaggaatttGCCATCATGTCTGACTTAACTGTTTTTTGAGTAACTTAAGTAAAACTGACTTAGGATAATCACTTTTATCTTTTATAGGATGTTAATTCTCCTTAATATAGAGTAAAGGCAGATTTGAATAGTGGAGAATAATTATTGAATTCTTTGAAGTTAAATGTCCTAAACTCATTCACTCTCTTTTTTAACTATCAGAAATACTAATTTCAATTTTCTTAGCAGAGAGTCAAAAAAAGAAGCAACAGGATGATTCTGATGAGTATGATGATGATGACTCTGCAGCCTCAACTTCATTTCAACCACAGCCTGTTCAACCTCAGCAAGGTTATATCCCTCCAATGGCTCAGCCAGGACTGCCACCAGTTCCAGGAGCACCAGGAATGCCTCCAGGTACCACATAGGGTTTCATAAAATGTAACATTCTTGTGATTTTATTGATATGGTGTAGAAGTATTGTTTTTGTTCCCCTAACTCTTTAATAttaattgatgattttttttttttttttggttgaaattCTTATTTGTAGGCATACCTCCACTAATGCCAGGTGTTCCTCCTCTGATGCCAGGAATGCCACCAGTTATGCCAGGCATGCCACCTGGGTAAGAAAACTTTTAATTGGCTTGTGGGCTTATGCCTAGTAATAATATATTTCAACTTAGGTATACTTTAAGTAAatgttattttgcatttttgtttctaGAAGGTATGGGCTCTGTAAGTCTTAACTTTGTTTAATAAGGGGTCAGTCAATGAATTTAAGGTATAAGTTTGCCTCTAAAGAGAGTAGATTTTTGGGTTTTAGTATGTAGGCAGCCATCTGCTTCAATTGCATATGCTGTAATTAAAGTAGTTGGTTGTATATTTGAGTTTCTGAGATTCAGAACTATCCGTGACACTTTATAGTTGTGACAAGAAGCAAACTCTGTAAATGATTGTATGTGTTGAAGCATCAAAAGTTAAGATGAAGATGAGGTGCTCATGCCCATCACTTTTACTTAAATATTGTTGGATGTGAGGTAAACAATACACTTTCCCACTGTATTTTGAAAATCAcagttagattttgattttgtCATACATTTTCACAGATTGCATCATCAGAGAAAATACACCCAGTCATTTTGCGGTGAAAACATGTAAGCATCTCATTCATAATGTAATTCAGGAAGTATAATcataatgtcatttttttgtgtgtgtttaatgaTATCTATTCAGTTGGCTTCAGAAATTTTCTAACCTTCTCTGGAACTTAAAAGTTGCAAGCTGCTTGACACAGGTCTCTTAAAAAGAGGGAATTAAAACATCTCTGAGGAAATAGACCCATTAAATAAAGCATTTTCTAAATGTGTGTTTTCCCCATACTGCTAAAATTAATGGGACCTGATAGTAAAAGTGTTTGTGTTTAAGGAAGAATATATATTCTGACTAGTTTTTGTATATTAATGTTTGAATATGattgaattttcttttagttaGAATTTATGTATAAAGTTAAAACTTTTGATATAAGTTCTGAGTTGtggtattgtgtctatctgcGACTCTTTTAGTTGTGGAGCTGGGGTTGTTGCTCCACAGTACAGTGGGTGCTTAGcgtatgtgaggccctgaattcagtcctcagcaccaaaaaaccccgtccaaaataataatactaaatcaaattgaaaaacttctaattttttaaaaaatgaattacacACTGATACTTGAAGGTgaactttttaaaggaaagaaaataatgtaggTTTTGTTTGTAACTCGTGGTTTAATGTTAGATAActtgtaaataaaaattagacaATAGTGAGTTTGCTTTTGACAGAATTAATTTTGGTGGTAGGTTTTCCTTgcctttctaaaacaaaaattcttactTTATagtatacattaaatattttctttttgatgttcTGTGAGGATATTTTTCAAATGGAATTAAAGGAGATTTTGCTTTCCAGTACACGATGAGGCCTCctgtacatattaaatattttctctctataACTTTGAATGTTTTGTCAACAAAGACTGATTTTCTCCCCTTTACTGATAAACCCAAGAGcttgctggcttttttttttttttaggatttattttgataGGACTGTTGTGTATAGTTTGTTTTTTCAGCTTTTTTGATTTCAATATTAGAGGGCAAATTCAAATCTTtagccaaaatattttcttatagtcTAGCCAAAATATTTTGGATTtggccaaaatattttattattgtttatactGTTAATTAACTTTAGTTGTTTTTTGAAATTTGCTTTCTAACAGAATGATGCCAATGGGTGGAATGATGCCACCTGGACCAGGAATACCACCTCTTATGCCTGGTATGCCACCAGGTATGACATGTTTTCTATATTAATATGACTAGTATGCTTTATTTGTAAGTATCTTGTGAAGTAGACTTAATAGGAAATAGTTCAACACACATTATGCTGAGGTATTTgcaataatttaaatgaatacaGATAATAATTGTTCACAGGGTAGGGTTGTaccccagtggtagagcacttgcctatcatgtgtgaggcattgggttcaattcttagcaccacataaaaataaaaaagtaaaggtattgtgtctatctacaactttaaaaatgtttaaaaaataattttttgtttactAACAAAGTTGGTAAAAGTTATACTACAGAAATTCAAGGAATGCATTAATAATGGGTTTTAGTAAAAATAGCTTGGGGGGGGTGTCCAAAGGAATAACAAAATTTATAGGTCCTAATATTATATGGCTTATGGAAATTTATTGTCATTCACATTAAAGTTTCAGAGTTCAAGGAACATTTAAAATGTCTGGTAAATTGAAATAATTCTGATGactgaaataattatatatatttgaatacattTACTTATTCAGTTATATCAGTAAGCTTAATTGTCATTTTGATCATATGCCAGTTctagtattattttcttttgttactttttgttttactGGGGATCAAAGGGGCGCTTTACTGTTCAACTACTacagttctttgttttttaatttaaaaaatatatatattcacttttattttatccttatttatttttatgtggtgctgaggatcatacccagtgcctttaacatgctaggcaagctctctaccactgagctacaaccacagttgttattatttcttttttccctggtgcattatagttgtacataatggtggaatttgttgttacatgtttgtaCGTGCACACAGTAGAActcttttttagtattttgagacagggtcttgccaagttgttgaggcttgcCTGTAATTGATGATCTTGCCCCAGACTTCCAaattgttggaattacaggtatacGCCACCATGCCTTGGACTTTAGAGTTGTTCAACAGTCAATTAGTAACTTTCTAGTATAGAAACATTTTTGTCTGAACTGTTTCATTGACTACCACTACCATTTCTTCTTCAGGTATGCCCCCCCCTGTTCCCCGTCCTGGAATTCCTCCAATGACTCAAGCACAGGCTGTGTCAGCACCAGGTATTCTTAATAGACCACCTGCACCAACAGCAACAGTACCTGCTCCACAGCCTCCAGTTACTAAGCCTCTTTTCCCCAGTGCTGGACAGGTAAGGTGAAATAACTGCAAAAAAGTGCTCTTACATTTAAAGGTAAAGCATAGTTGTTTACAAAAAACTTTGAAATTGTCAtaggttaattttttaaaataaaaatttaatataattaaatatactaAAAAGTGGCCTATCCTTTTCCATGTTTACACTTCTTGACTTTTCAACCTACTGAATCAAATCAGAGATAGTTTTTTTTCTCCCACCTTATATTTCTTAACTgagttagaaattaaaattgagtTGGGATTGGTgatacaggcctgtaatcccagtggctccggaagctgaggcaggaggattgcaagttcaaagccagcctcagcaatttagtgagaccttaagcaactcaatgagaccctgtctctaaataaaatatattaaaaggggggtggggcgggctgaagatgtggctcaatggttaagtgccctgggttcaatacccagtaccaaaaaagaaagaattaaagttgAATTTCTGGAGACTTAAATAAATACTGTTAAGAGGCCCTCCTTTCCCTATTTAATAGTAAGTAGAATGAGGCCAAAGATGAAAAGTCCTTAAGAGGTTAGGAAATAATTTATTGGACTACTCTTATTAGAACTGTGGTAAATTACAATGCTGCAGTCATGCTAGAAGGACATCATTTAATGGCTTTATATTTCCTAGAGGTCTTGTCTTCCTTCAAAACTTTCTCTAAAACATAAGTGAGAGATGTTTGTGTTATATGCAGTATAGATATAATGGTTGggatctttgctttttttctatttcattcagaACTAAGCACATGTATTTAAGTTCAGGATGtatatttattattggttctttttttaaattatcctttCGATGTTTTCttgtatcactttttttttcctgtttgtggGTGCTAAATTAATAAAGTGTCACCTTTAAGCatattaattatgttttatgGTGGGTGGGGATTTTGTTTATTGAGAATGTGAAACTTTTGTAAGAATCTTTTTGTAGAGAGGCATTGGTGAGGATTGATGTGTCCACAATAATACTTTTTCTCAGTTTAAGGTATCAGTTCTTGAAATATCTCAATGGAAAACagttttgttaaaaacaaaactggtTAACTAGGTTTATtcatgtcagtttttttttttttaaggctccTACTTTCACCATGTTTATTGTAAATGCATTAACTGCCTGCCTCTTAAATGACATTTGATTGCATTAAATTTTGCATTTACAAAAATGCAATCTATACTAAAAAGTCTGCCACATGGCTTATTTCACCCATTTGTTTGGAGACGtttcattgtttcctttcttttatgcTACAGATGGGGACACCTGTAACAAGCTCAAGTACAGCTTCATCCAATTCAGAAAGTCTGTCTGCATCTTCTAAAGCTCTGTTTCCTAGCACAGCACAAGTACGCAGGAAGTTGCagtttaaaattgttaaaatggctTTATAACTTAACCCTTTGGACCctacatgaaaattaaattatccTTAAAAtcttatgtttgattttttttttaagtaagattAATGTCATTAATAAAATCAAATGGCTTTGGAAAATCTGAATTTATACTAACAATCCCAAAAAAGTGCCCTCAACTTCTATGGTTCTAAAGGGTTAAAAGCATGTAAGCAGTAAATGCATTATCGTGGCCAATGTATTCTGATGCATGGTTTTGATTTATGCTGTTTAATGCATCACATACAATGTAAGGAAAGTAGTACTCTGCATATAGTTCAAAAAGTTGACCTGTTTGAAGTTTTAGATGTTTGGCATTTTAGAGAGTAACATATTTGTTTCGTGaaattctttatttagaagaaCCTGCTAAATTATAACCCTTTTGTCCATGAGAATCTCTCCAATTTGGAGAGTTTTGAATTATTGTATAAAAAATGCTAGTAAGGACATAACTTTATTGTGTCACCATTGACAATACTTTTTGTGCCATACTTAGTAAGTAAAGTTTATCTGAACCTTTgtattctttactttctttttttgagctGCTTGAAagagtacttttaaaaaactagTAAAAATAGGTCTGTTTATAGATTTTGTTACATGATACTGTATTTCAGCTATTTGAAATAAAGCTTAATTTAGAATAAAGTTACTAGTTAGGAGCTGTAGAAGGCATCTGAGAAGTTACATATACAGTCATCTTGTTTTCTGATACTCTGATATGACTTTAATCCAGTCTTTTGATATGGGCTGTCTTGAATTTTGTGAGGCATTTATTATATGTTAACTTTTGTTtggatttaatttaaattttggtaTTTTAAGTTAATATCATTGATATACTCAACTTTGGGTTTTGAAGTTTCattaatgaaaaattgtgttttacAGGCTCAGGCAGCTGTGCAAGGACCTGTTGGTACAGATTTCAAGCCCTTAAATAGTACCCCTGCAACAACTACAGAACCCCCAAAGCCTACATTCCCTGCTTATACGCAGTCTACAGCTTCAACCACTAGTACAACAAATAGTACTGCAGCAAAACCAGCAGCTTCAATAACAAGTAAGCCTGCTACACTTACAACCACCAGTGCAACCAGTAAGTTGATCCATCCAGATGAGGATATATCACTGGTAAGTTGTTTTCTATGTCTTTACTAGCAGcacttgatttttaatttttactcattGGGTCTGATTTAGTGCTTCCAAATGGTTGTTAGTTTTGATATTTAAGAAACCACAAAATACTTATAAAGTGGATGGATTCTACATGTTTTGATTGCCTCCTCCCTCCTATTTCTAAAAGAAGGTAGTAAATCAGTTTCTCaactttcttaaaaatcattttagttagATATAAATCTGCATTTATTAACTAAAGAAACAAGTATGAGGTAAAATCTGCAGATCCTTTGAAGCCCGCATAAAGGAATTTATTTCAATAGAAAGTTTTATAGTCCCCCTCTTTTGTTGATGATACTGTGATTAAACCAGAAATGTTTTGCTTCTGAGCAAGGTCTcaagcctgttttatttttgtttagatgGAGGCAGGGTCTTCATAAGTTGCTCAACGTGTGCCTCAAAATTGTagtccttcttcctcagcctcttaagcaGCTGGGTGCCTAACTCCCGGCTAATATTTAGAATTTTCCTAGCAGTATTTAAAATCTAGACAGTTTCTTGTTGAAACATTTGTCATTCCTGTGAAGTTGTTAGTCGTGCTTCAAGTATAAAAATAGACGAGGTTTATAAAGCATGGACATTTCAGGTATTTGAACTGGTTTGTGGGGACAAAAATAATTGGTGGATAgtaagtataaattttaaaacaggtaaTTCTTATTctgtaaattataaatattttacgtGCTTGCCTTAATGCTTGATGGATCTCTCTGCATACATGTGTTTaacattgttcttattttattcctAGGAAGAGAGAAGGGCACAGTTACCTAAATATCAGCGTAATCTTCCTCGACCAGGACAGGCCCCAATCGGTAATCCACCAGTTGGACCAATTGGAGGTATGATGCCACCACAGCCAGGCATCCCACAGCAGCAAGGAATGAGACCCCCAATGCCACCTCatggtatttttctctttttattgctttAGTGGATTTTCTGAGTATACACATAAAATGTTATCTGCAAAGTATGTTGAATTTATAAGTACAATGCACTGACCAAAtcaatctttttttgtgtgtgttttaaatgttttttttaggtCAGTATGGTGGTCATCATCAAGGCATGCCAGGTTACCTTCCTGGTGCTATGCCACCGTATGGGCAGGGACCGCCAATGGTACCCCCTTACCAAGGTGGGCCTCCTCGACCTCCAATGGGAATGAGACCTCCTGTAATGTCGCAAGGTGGCCGTTACTGATCTTGCTTCATCCAGTTTAATAGGTTTGGAGATTAAACCTTTTCTCAACTTGTGCTGTTTATATAGCCGAGCTTCCGTCAATAAGGCTTCATTGTGACTTTAACAAACATTATCTTCCCACATACCAGGAACTATTGGACATTTATTTTACATgggaaaaattatttggaataatAAAGCAGGAACTTTTCCTGAGGTTGCAATTTATACTGTATGGcttctttttcatgtttcatCTAGGTTTTTAGAAGTGAAGTATAGTAAATTTGGTTCGTTAAATTGTGAAGGCGCTGGAATTACATGAACATACCACCTTAATaaaggcaagttctgtaagcttACATTGCTATTTGTAAAGTTATGCCTTCACAGCATTTCAGATGCTGTTGGACTTCATGTCCCCAACCTAGCTTGGTGAGGGCTGTAACTGTTTCCAAGTACCTGTACATTGGAAGTCTGAATGTGTAacaatatttaatgtatttagaGTTCCTCATGTTGCAGGGTTTAAGAAATCTGACCCACGAAGGTCATGTGACTTTTCTGTACTGTTAAACTTCATTgtaataaaatgagagaaaaatttatGCCTTTTTATTCATAACCCAGCTGTGGACCACTGCCTGAAAGGTTTGTACAGATGCATGCCACAGTAGATGTCCACATAATAAAATTCACAGTTACCAATGCAGTTTTGATACATCATTGAATTCTGTCCTTTAAGTAGTAGATTGTTTCTTAGCTGCATGTTTTAAACTGAACGGTTATATAGAATTGTATGTTGATATTTTAGTTAAAGATACATATTAATCATTATGCTGTAGGTTTGAAATCTTCATATTGTCACCTTTCCACACCCTTGGGTGTCATCAGATCtcatagatatttaaaatgtataagcCTTAATAGTTCTTCCATGAGCTATTTAGAGCCTAGTGCCAGACTCATTAATTTCATGCTGATTATTTTTGAGATTTCAGTACTGCATGGACCTCAGAAGCTTTTCAGGTACAAACTTCTAGAAGCTTAGATGCATGCAGTAATAGCTACGTATGTTGTTAATGGGTTGTTATATGTTATTCTAAGTGTAGTACTGTGCCTCTTAGGGTACTTTGATGGTAATTGGTggactgaatatttttaaatttattaggtTCCTAGAAGGTAACATTACTTATTTGATTAGATGGATACCTTCTGTTATTAAGCCTACTTGGCTTTGCTGTTTTTATCCTTGGCAAATTTGAATATTATTGTGTTCTAATAGAGAACTTTTGCGTAGAGATAACTGCCATTGTTCAGTATTTTGTGTTGCAAATCTTTTATAATATAGCCCTTGTtggactttttgtttttcctgatctCTTTAAGTTTCAAATAATCCACAAAGTAATTATTAATGAATACAAGTGGAGTTTCTCTAATTGTAAGGCTtctaaaaaatgattatttcttaaaataaaaaggttcaaATATAAAGTTTTAAGGCAAAAAAGGCTTTAACTttgtaggaaaatattttaaaatgtttactcaTTACAGAAGAGTTTGTATTTAAGTGATAGGTTTTAGTCGTTCAAAatcatttcaagtattttaaagctgaatgattttttaaaatatggtgctGTGCTCTTCTGATGTGGCTTCTGTGCTCTGATACCATTGAGGTGCAAAAAATTCCATACTTTGAAAAGACAGAATCCATTTATCACCAAGAAAGCTTTTGCCAATCCCACACTCCTTTCCACTGTTTGCATAGCTAAATTGTTTTGTAATATGCATAAGCTTCTTAGATTTGACCACTTGTTTTTTATACTTCCAAAGAAAAAACTTTGTTGAAAAGTATTTAAGGTAATTTAAGGTAAAGTGGCCTGATTAAGAATGATTAATCATTTAGAATGATTAAATAGGAAATCTTCTCCCAGTGTCAATAAAGGGTTTTATGTATAGATTTATCCACAAACT contains:
- the Znf207 gene encoding BUB3-interacting and GLEBS motif-containing protein ZNF207 isoform X4, which gives rise to MGRKKKKQLKPWCWYCNRDFDDEKILIQHQKAKHFKCHICHKKLYTGPGLAIHCMQVHKETIDAVPNAIPGRTDIELEIYGMEGIPEKDMDERRRLLEQKTQESQKKKQQDDSDEYDDDDSAASTSFQPQPVQPQQGYIPPMAQPGLPPVPGAPGMPPGIPPLMPGVPPLMPGMPPVMPGMPPGMMPMGGMMPPGPGIPPLMPGMPPGMPPPVPRPGIPPMTQAQAVSAPGILNRPPAPTATVPAPQPPVTKPLFPSAGQMGTPVTSSSTASSNSESLSASSKALFPSTAQAQAAVQGPVGTDFKPLNSTPATTTEPPKPTFPAYTQSTASTTSTTNSTAAKPAASITSKPATLTTTSATSKLIHPDEDISLEERRAQLPKYQRNLPRPGQAPIGNPPVGPIGGMMPPQPGIPQQQGMRPPMPPHGQYGGHHQGMPGYLPGAMPPYGQGPPMVPPYQGGPPRPPMGMRPPVMSQGGRY
- the Znf207 gene encoding BUB3-interacting and GLEBS motif-containing protein ZNF207 isoform X6, whose product is MGRKKKKQLKPWCWYCNRDFDDEKILIQHQKAKHFKCHICHKKLYTGPGLAIHCMQVHKETIDAVPNAIPGRTDIELEIYGMEGIPEKDMDERRRLLEQKTQESQKKKQQDDSDEYDDDDSAASTSFQPQPVQPQQGYIPPMAQPGLPPVPGAPGMPPGIPPLMPGVPPLMPGMPPVMPGMPPGLHHQRKYTQSFCGENIMMPMGGMMPPGPGIPPLMPGMPPGMPPPVPRPGIPPMTQAQAVSAPGILNRPPAPTATVPAPQPPVTKPLFPSAGQAQAAVQGPVGTDFKPLNSTPATTTEPPKPTFPAYTQSTASTTSTTNSTAAKPAASITSKPATLTTTSATSKLIHPDEDISLEERRAQLPKYQRNLPRPGQAPIGNPPVGPIGGMMPPQPGIPQQQGMRPPMPPHGQYGGHHQGMPGYLPGAMPPYGQGPPMVPPYQGGPPRPPMGMRPPVMSQGGRY
- the Znf207 gene encoding BUB3-interacting and GLEBS motif-containing protein ZNF207 isoform X7, which translates into the protein MGRKKKKQLKPWCWYCNRDFDDEKILIQHQKAKHFKCHICHKKLYTGPGLAIHCMQVHKETIDAVPNAIPGRTDIELEIYGMEGIPEKDMDERRRLLEQKTQESQKKKQQDDSDEYDDDDSAASTSFQPQPVQPQQGYIPPMAQPGLPPVPGAPGMPPGIPPLMPGVPPLMPGMPPVMPGMPPGMMPMGGMMPPGPGIPPLMPGMPPGMPPPVPRPGIPPMTQAQAVSAPGILNRPPAPTATVPAPQPPVTKPLFPSAGQAQAAVQGPVGTDFKPLNSTPATTTEPPKPTFPAYTQSTASTTSTTNSTAAKPAASITSKPATLTTTSATSKLIHPDEDISLEERRAQLPKYQRNLPRPGQAPIGNPPVGPIGGMMPPQPGIPQQQGMRPPMPPHGQYGGHHQGMPGYLPGAMPPYGQGPPMVPPYQGGPPRPPMGMRPPVMSQGGRY
- the Znf207 gene encoding BUB3-interacting and GLEBS motif-containing protein ZNF207 isoform X2, which codes for MGRKKKKQLKPWCWYCNRDFDDEKILIQHQKAKHFKCHICHKKLYTGPGLAIHCMQVHKETIDAVPNAIPGRTDIELEIYGMEGIPEKDMDERRRLLEQKTQESQKKKQQDDSDEYDDDDSAASTSFQPQPVQPQQGYIPPMAQPGLPPVPGAPGMPPGIPPLMPGVPPLMPGMPPVMPGMPPGLHHQRKYTQSFCGENIMMPMGGMMPPGPGIPPLMPGMPPGMPPPVPRPGIPPMTQAQAVSAPGILNRPPAPTATVPAPQPPVTKPLFPSAGQMGTPVTSSSTASSNSESLSASSKALFPSTAQAQAAVQGPVGTDFKPLNSTPATTTEPPKPTFPAYTQSTASTTSTTNSTAAKPAASITSKPATLTTTSATSKLIHPDEDISLEERRAQLPKYQRNLPRPGQAPIGNPPVGPIGGMMPPQPGIPQQQGMRPPMPPHGQYGGHHQGMPGYLPGAMPPYGQGPPMVPPYQGGPPRPPMGMRPPVMSQGGRY